The Pseudalkalibacillus hwajinpoensis DNA window TGTAGTAATTGCTTCGCCAGTAATTGAATCAACCATTGGAGAAAGCAGTGCATTTCCAAAGAGGTTTGGAACGAAAGCAATCACAATAATGAGCAAAACAAGAACAATAGGTGAGAGCAACATTCCTATTGGTGCTTCGTGCGGCTGCTTCGAAAGCTTGTCGCGCTGCTTCCCAGTAAATGTACGGAAGAAAAGCATAATGGAATAAACAAAGGTGAAAATACTTCCGCCTACCGCTAAATAAGGAAAGAATGGTGAAACAGCTTCCACGATTGTTGATGCATCCTCGAAATGAAGAGACGATTCAAAGAACATCTCTTTACTTAAAAAGCCGTTCAGAAATGGAAGCGGGAACCCGGCCATCGAGAAAGTACCGAAAAAGGCTAACGTAGCAGTGATTGGCATAAATGTGAACAATCCACCAAGCCGACGAATGTCACGTGTGCCAGTCTCGTGATCGATAATACCTGCTACCATAAATAGACTTCCTTTAAAAGTAGCGTGATTTAGAATATGGAACACAGCTGCAAGTACAGCTATTTCTGTTCCGAAACCGAGCATGGCCATAATCATTCCAAGCTGACTGATTGTCGAATATGCAAGGATGGCCTTCAGGTCTGTTTGTCTGACAGCCATGTATGAGCCCCAGCAAAGAGTTAATAGCCCAAATCCACTTACGATTAAAAAGAAGAGATCTGTTCCTGCGAATACAAGGCTTAACCTTGCAACAAGATATATTCCCGCTTTAACCATTGTTGCTGAGTGCAAAAAGGCACTAACAGGAGTAGGTGCTTCCATTGCGTCTGGAAGCCAGGTATGGAAAGGGAACTGTGCTGATTTAGTAAAGGCCCCAAGTAGAACCATCACAAGAATGAAAGGAAAAAGGGGTGACTCGACTATAAGTCCAGCATTTTCGATTATTCCTCTAATACTTGACGTTCCAGTAATGTCTGCCATTAGCAAGAAGCCACCAAGCATAGCAAGACCACCAAATACAGTAATCATCATCGATTTAAGGGCACCGGATGTCGATTTCTCCCTTTGATACCAGTAACCAATAAGAAGGAATGATGAAATACTTGTTAGTTCCCAGAAGGTGTAAAGAACGAAAAGATTATCCGATAACACCACTCCGAGCATGGCTCCCATAAATAATAGGAGATAAACATAAAAATGGCCAAGTTTTTCGGCTTTGTTTAAATAGTAAATGGAATATAGTACAACCAGTGAACCAATCCCAGTGATCAAAAGCGCGAAAAACAGGCCAAGACCATCGATGTAGAATGAAATGTTAACGCCGAGAGAAGGAATCCACTCAAACGTTTTTAGTGTATGTACGCCCTGTAAAACACCGTTGATAAATGATAGAAAATACCCGAATAATATAATCGGAACTACTAGTACAACCCATCCTAAATGAACCTGTTTTACGCCCCGATAAATCAACGGGATGAAAAACGCTGCCAGAAAAGGTAGCAAGACAGCTGCATGAAGCATTCTACAAAACCCTCCCTACTAATGCTCAATATGATAAAAGTTCAAATGAACTCATATTGCAATAAATCAATTGTAATCAAAAACTCCCTCATTTATCAACTTTTCATGTTTGAAAATAAAACTTTCTCGTATAAGTTTTCCATTCCTCGCCGATTCTATTTGCGAAAGGAGGAGGCACATGATAAAATCCATTTCTATACTTTTAACGGTGATCACTGTACTTACTGGCTGTCAATCAATCTATCAGAACGAGGAGAAGTCACCATTTGCCCCTAGAGAATACTACCGCTCAATTGACAGAGTTAAACCAATTGGCGCGGCTATATTTAATGAAGTTGAAGTTCGAAATGCAGTAGAAACCCTGAAGGACAAAATAAAGAATGAGCCTTCGGTCAAGGACGTGATCGTGCTGACTCACAATGGCCAGGCCGTCGTAGCTTTAAAACCATATGCTTATCAAAGAAACAATGTAGACCCTTTACTTTACAGCAAGTGGTTTAAGGAAGAGGGCATTGCGGCAGTTCTCCTTACTGAACCAGCTCAGTATCGCAAAGCGAAGCGAATAAAGGATGTCGAGGAAGTGAGCAGAGAGGAATGGGAGACAGAATGGGGTCATTATTTTAGTGCTGAATAAACAAAAAAGCCACCCCGATATGTTCAAGGCTGGCACAAGCTAAATTCCAATTAAAGTAACTCGCTTATCTAGACATCGTCGTTCAATTTCTCGTTGAATCAATCCAATGAATTCATTGCTTAATTTCAGTTCTTTCGCTTTAACATATGATTCAATTAATAAATCATCTGATAACTTTTCCAAGATTAAGCACCTCCTGATTAAGGTTCTATAAGCCGAATATTCCGCATATAATCTATGTGGATCTTTTATTTGCAGTTAGCGTATCACGGATACCTGGATGGAACAACCGTTCCGTTATCCACAGTTAAAAGTGGATAATTTGTGGGTATAGTGTTTATAGACAAAGTATTCACGTTGATTTGTTGGTTAAAAATGTGCATAAAGTTATCCACAGCTTTTGGAAATATCAGATTTTGTCGAAAAATTTTAGTATCCGATCTAATATTCTTATGCTTTGGGTCTAATATTGTAGTTGTACGCCGCGAAAATATTGATACAATAGGAATGTCACAAACAGTAGGAGTGTTGTTATTTGCTAAGTACGATGTTGCCAAACGAGCATGTTCGGGATATTTTTCATATAAGTCCCAGTATGCTTAAGGAACGAGGAGTAAAGGGAATTATAACTGATTTAGATAATACACTTGTGGAGTGGGACAGGCCAGAAGCAACGCCTGAACTTATGAAATGGTTTAAACAAATGAGTGACGAGGGCATTCTTGTTACAATCGTTTCGAATAATAATAGAACAAGAGTTGAAAAGTTCGCTTCTCCTGTAGAGATACCTTTTATATATGAAGCAAGAAAGCCGATGACAAAAGCCTTTCGAAGAGCATTAAAAGACATGAACATTAAAGCAGAAGATGCTGTTGTCATCGGCGATCAAATTTT harbors:
- a CDS encoding sporulation histidine kinase inhibitor Sda; translation: MEKLSDDLLIESYVKAKELKLSNEFIGLIQREIERRCLDKRVTLIGI
- a CDS encoding YqeG family HAD IIIA-type phosphatase, whose translation is MLSTMLPNEHVRDIFHISPSMLKERGVKGIITDLDNTLVEWDRPEATPELMKWFKQMSDEGILVTIVSNNNRTRVEKFASPVEIPFIYEARKPMTKAFRRALKDMNIKAEDAVVIGDQIFTDVVGGNRLGLHTILVVPVAKTDGFFTKFNRRMETVFLAWMKRKGKIKWEE
- a CDS encoding Na+/H+ antiporter subunit A, with amino-acid sequence MLHAAVLLPFLAAFFIPLIYRGVKQVHLGWVVLVVPIILFGYFLSFINGVLQGVHTLKTFEWIPSLGVNISFYIDGLGLFFALLITGIGSLVVLYSIYYLNKAEKLGHFYVYLLLFMGAMLGVVLSDNLFVLYTFWELTSISSFLLIGYWYQREKSTSGALKSMMITVFGGLAMLGGFLLMADITGTSSIRGIIENAGLIVESPLFPFILVMVLLGAFTKSAQFPFHTWLPDAMEAPTPVSAFLHSATMVKAGIYLVARLSLVFAGTDLFFLIVSGFGLLTLCWGSYMAVRQTDLKAILAYSTISQLGMIMAMLGFGTEIAVLAAVFHILNHATFKGSLFMVAGIIDHETGTRDIRRLGGLFTFMPITATLAFFGTFSMAGFPLPFLNGFLSKEMFFESSLHFEDASTIVEAVSPFFPYLAVGGSIFTFVYSIMLFFRTFTGKQRDKLSKQPHEAPIGMLLSPIVLVLLIIVIAFVPNLFGNALLSPMVDSITGEAITTHIKFWHGLDTIALYMSLAVLILGTAFYLTRTKWARSYDVIPGKLSAATAYDGIINGLINGSKRVTNVYMTGSLRHYMIYILIFFIALVGITLGATGGFKIAFDDLAPIAVPEVLIAIVMAVAAIGTIFMKNRIAAILVLGIVGYGLSLLFVFFRAPDLALTQLIVETVTVALFLLCFYHLPDFSKEKLPKRTNVVNWIISISVGVLVTMIGIASHSTKLFEPISDYFIKNSYKLGGGDNIVNVILVDFRGLDTMLEILVLGLAALGIFTMIKLRPGKKEGND